Proteins encoded in a region of the Populus nigra chromosome 3, ddPopNigr1.1, whole genome shotgun sequence genome:
- the LOC133689158 gene encoding EG45-like domain containing protein, translated as MSRRSCSLIQCLLPLPLLLFNLLMMSSLLQTSQGDVGTAAQYSPPYLPTACYNDSASQFPSNNMFAAAGDGIWDNGAACGRQYLVRCISAAVADSCIADQVIQVKIVDYALALTKNPPSASGTTIVLSETAFGAIANNSAAPTSINLEFQQV; from the exons atgtcgagGCGCTCGTGTTCTCTAATTCAATGTCTGCTCCCACTGCCACTACTACTCTTCAACTTGTTAATGATGTCAAGCCTCTTGCAAACTTCTCAAGGTGATGTTGGCACGGCTGCCCAGTACAGCCCTCCATATTTAC CCACCGCTTGTTACAATGACAGCGCGTCGCAGTTTCCGTCGAATAATATGTTTGCGGCGGCTGGAGATGGAATCTGGGACAACGGGGCTGCTTGTGGGAGGCAATACTTGGTCAGGTGTATCAGTGCCGCGGTCGCCGATTCTTGCATAGCTGATCAGGTCATTCAAGTGAAGATAGTCGACTATGCTCTAGCATTGACCAAAAATCCACCCTCAGCTAGTGGCACCACCATTGTTCTATCGGAGACAGCTTTTGGGGCTATTGCAAATAATTCTGCAGCACCTACTTCCATTAATTTGGAATTCCAACA GGTATGA